The Anabaena sp. PCC 7108 region CGGTATGCCTTATCTGAGTAACCTTGTTCCATATTTTTTGCTTACCGTTGGTTTTCAACCGAATCACCAGTAAAAAAAGACACTCTAAATTTTAAACTCTTGTTATCAACTTTGAGCAAAAGCCAATTGGGGTTAACTGAGGAGTGGTGATTGGAGATTTGGTACTAGAAAAAATCCTTACCAATTACCTTTTTCCCAATTATCTCTATTTGGAACTAGTGCGATATTTTTGCAATTCAGTCCGCAACAGGGCGATTTCTGCTCGTAATTCATCGATATCTGCTTGCAAGTCACCTGAACCAGAATCAGTGGGAGTAGTACCTGTGGTTGTACCAGTTTTTGCAGCTTCAGCTGCCTGATTAGCTCTGGCTATGACTTCATCTGTAAACTGGCGCAGCTGTTCTCTGGCCTCGGCATCAAATTTGCCCAATTCACTCAGAGCATCGGTCAAAGCGACCTCTACCCGTTCATTAATTACTTCGGCTACTGCTCTGCCTACGAAAAAGGCTTGCACAAGTGGATTACTCATAAATTTTTGTAAAGTTGCTCCGCAAGAAAATTATAGCTTGACTAGATACGGTAATGCTTCTCTTTGTGAGTTTTGGGTAGGAGTATAGTCAAGTCAGATTATTCGCTTCAACGTATTCTTAGGGATATGTACAATAATCATTAAAATTAAAGCAAATTTGTTTTGACAAGTAATGATTAAGCGAAGATAATGTGGATGTGAACAGTTACCCAAAAAATTAATTATCTCATCCTCATAGCATAAAAATCACTTTTCCTCTTTCTGTACCCCTGCCTTAAAAGTGATGGGATATTTTTTTATTTGCAACTCTCTAAATTCATGAAACCTTACCACTACCGATAAAATACAACAACGCCATTCGCACTGCAACACCGCTGGTAACTTGCGATTGAATTAAACTAAATTCAGGATCATCCATTAAATCAGAACTAATTTCCACACCTCGGTTAACTGGACCTGGATGCAAAACCTTAACGTTAGGTTTACAGAGTTTTAACTTGGCGCGAGTAATGCCAAATAGTTGATGATATTCTCTTAAACTTGGTAATAAATGCGCTGTCATGCGTTCTTTTTGTAACCGCAGTGTCATGACAAAATCGGCATTTTCTAAAGCTGGTTCTAGTTGCCAATGTGTAAATAACCGTTGAGAATTTTCTGTGGCTCCTAAATATTCAGCAAAGAATTTAGGTAATAATGTTGGAGGCGCGGCCAGATGGACTTCTGCACCACTAGCGGTGAGACTCCAAATGTTAGAACGAGCTACGCGAGAATGGAGAATATCGCCAACAATAGCAATTTTTTTACCTGCTAATAATTCTATGCGAGGTTGGGCTGGATCTATTAAGCTACAAATGGTAAATAAATCAAGTAATCCTTGAGATGGATGTTCATGTTGTCCATCACCAGCATTGAGAACACTTACTTTTACACCTAAACGATCCATTTCTTGGGCGATCGCTTGGGGAACACCTGCATCCTTATGGCGGATCACCATAATATCAGTTCCCATTGCCAAATAAGTCTTGGCTGTATCCAGAATTGTTTCTCCCTTTGTCATGGAAGAGGTAGCAGCCGCAAAATTTAACGTATCCGCACTAAGTCTTTTGGCCGCAATTTCAAAACTGCTGCGGGTGCGGGTAGAAGGTTCAAAAAATAAATTTGCTACCACTTGTCCCTGTAAAGTTGGGACTTTCTTTGTGCGTCGTGATAGTACCTCTTGAAAGGAAGCCGCAGTTTGTAAAACGGCGTTATATTCAGCCGTTGTGAAATCAGCTAGAGAAAGAATGTGATGACGATTCCAAGTAGTAGTAGGCATAAATAGCTATTAGTTGCAGTTGTAGAGAATGATACTAAGTGTTCTCTACAGCTTGTGAATTTGTATATGCAGTCGCAATGATAACACCTGTGTTCTAGCACTTTTCTGTGCCAATCTGATTCAGTTTAAGTGACACACTCCACACACTGACCTGAGTACAGGTACAGTGTGGGCTTCTCAACCAATCCGGCTATTGCTTAGGAGGCGTTGAGCTTTAAGAACCGCGTGACCGTCGGCTCTTTTTAAAATATTCCGCGCTGCGTTATGATCGCGGTGAAGACTACACCCACAATTAGGGCAGTCATGCCATCGAATATGCAGTTTTTTAGGAACTTTCACACCACAATTAGAGCAATCTTGACTTGTACCAGATGGATTCACAGCAATCGCACACAACCCAGCATTTTCGGCTTTGGTTGATAGGATTGACAAGAAACTACCCCATCCAGCATCGTGTACAGATTTTGCTAACATAGAACGAGAAAGACCTTTGACGTTTAAATCTTCGTGAACTACAACATCAT contains the following coding sequences:
- a CDS encoding DUF6825 family protein, which codes for MSNPLVQAFFVGRAVAEVINERVEVALTDALSELGKFDAEAREQLRQFTDEVIARANQAAEAAKTGTTTGTTPTDSGSGDLQADIDELRAEIALLRTELQKYRTSSK
- a CDS encoding aspartate carbamoyltransferase catalytic subunit, giving the protein MPTTTWNRHHILSLADFTTAEYNAVLQTAASFQEVLSRRTKKVPTLQGQVVANLFFEPSTRTRSSFEIAAKRLSADTLNFAAATSSMTKGETILDTAKTYLAMGTDIMVIRHKDAGVPQAIAQEMDRLGVKVSVLNAGDGQHEHPSQGLLDLFTICSLIDPAQPRIELLAGKKIAIVGDILHSRVARSNIWSLTASGAEVHLAAPPTLLPKFFAEYLGATENSQRLFTHWQLEPALENADFVMTLRLQKERMTAHLLPSLREYHQLFGITRAKLKLCKPNVKVLHPGPVNRGVEISSDLMDDPEFSLIQSQVTSGVAVRMALLYFIGSGKVS